The Syngnathus typhle isolate RoL2023-S1 ecotype Sweden linkage group LG3, RoL_Styp_1.0, whole genome shotgun sequence genome window below encodes:
- the LOC133151709 gene encoding oxysterol-binding protein 1-like isoform X1 has translation MSSSESKPPTPTLGDSYKGWLFKWTNYIKGYQRRWFVLNNGLLSYYRSQAEMGHTCRGTINLATANIVVEDSCTFVISNGGAQTYHLKASSEVERQRWITALELAKTKAFPSPDLSDESGSVEIQSTLRMLNGKVEDLNTCNDLIVKHGSALQRSLSELEGIHAAADMSEKIRQVTERATLFRITSNAMINACRDFLAMAQNHSRRWQKSFQLERAQRIRLEEMLEQLAKQHNHLERAFRGATVLPPSHDDMDGGSKGGLSGKGDASDEDDDDNEFFDAMEFITVPADPKYHRRSSSNTSRLSNETSADDLSFDELSLASSPESPPPLKPEPVRRRRTCIPEKPNYYLNLWSIMKNCIGKELSKIPMPVNFNEPLSMLQRLSEDLEYYELLDKAAKCSSSLEQMCYVAAFTVSSYSTTVQRTGKPFNPLLGETFELDRLPECGYRSLCEQVSHHPPAAAHHAFSEKGWTLRQEITLASKFRGKYLSIIPLGSIQCIFAKSGNHYSWKKVTTTVHNIIVGKLWIDQSGEIDVINHKTGDRCHLKFTPYSYFSRDVPRKVTGVVTDKDGKAHYVLSGTWDEKMEFSRIMQSSKSANGAEGKQRTVYQTLKAKEIWRKNPLPEGAESMYFFSTLALTLNEPEEDVAPTDSRRRPDQRLMEEGRWDEANAEKQRLEEKQRTARREREREVVKAADAPDEADTEDAPNLHTASPPPPLLLPPLTSVHPDSYQSLWFEKVDDPTSGETMHVYKGGYWETKDGGGGWDVCPDIF, from the exons ATGTCATCTTCAGAGTCCAAGCCCCCCACTCCAACCCTGGGAGACTCGTACAAGGGCTGGCTCTTCAAGTGGACCAACTACATCAAAGGTTACCAGAGACGCTGGTTCGTCCTTAACAATGGACTGCTCTCATATTACCG GAGCCAAGCCGAGATGGGCCACACGTGCCGCGGCACCATCAACCTGGCCACGGCTAACATCGTTGTGGAGGACTCGTGCACCTTCGTCATCTCCAACGGGGGCGCGCAGACGTACCACCTGAAGGCCAGCTCGGAGGTGGAGCGCCAGCGCTGGATTACCGCCCTGGAGCTGGCCAAAACAAAAGCCTTTCCCTCGCCCGATCTATCCG ATGAGTCGGGCAGCGTGGAAATTCAGTCCACCCTGCGCATGCTCAACGGCAAAGTGGAGGACCTCAACACCTGCAACGATCTTATCGTCAAGCACGGATCAGCCCTGCAAAG ATCTTTGTCAGAACTGGAGGGCATTCACGCCGCAGCGGACATGAGCGAGAAGATCAGACAAGTCACCGAGAGGGCCACGCTCTTCCGAATCACTTCCAACGCAATGATCAAC GCGTGCCGAGACTTCCTGGCCATGGCTCAGAACCACAGCAGGCGCTGGCAGAAGTCTTTTCAGCTGGAGAGGGCGCAGAGGATCCGCTTGGAGGAGATGCTGGAGCAGCTGGCCAAGCAGCACAACCACCTGGAGCGAGCTTTCAGGGGAGCCACCGTGCTGCCGCCGTCGCACGACGACATGGACGGAGGGAGCAAAG GCGGATTGTCGGGAAAGGGGGACGCCAGCGACGAGGATGACGACGACAACGAGTTTTTCGATGCCATGGAGTTCATCACCGTTCCCGCGGACCCCAAATATCACAG GAGATCCAGCAGCAACACAAGCAGGCTGAGCAACGAGACCAGCGCGGACGACCTGTCG TTTGACGAGCTGTCGCTGGCGTCCAGCCCGGAGTCCCCGCCGCCTCTGAAGCCGGAACCGGTCAGGCGACGGCGGACGTGCATCCCGGAGAAACCCAACTACTACCTCAACCTGTGGAGCATCATGAAGAACTGCATCGGCAAGGAGCTCTCCAAGATACCAATGCCC GTGAATTTCAACGAGCCGCTGTCCATGCTGCAACGCCTGTCCGAGGATCTGGAGTACTACGAGCTGCTGGACAAGGCGGCCAAGTGTTCGAGCTCGCTGGAGCAGATGTGCTACGTGGCCGCCTTCACCGTGTCGTCCTACTCCACCACCGTCCAGCGCACCGGCAAGCCCTTCAACCCTCTGCTGGGGGAAACCTTCGAGCTGGATCGCCTGCCCGAGTGTGGCTACCGCTCTCTTTGCGAGCAG GTGAGCCACCACCCGCCCGCAGCAGCCCACCACGCCTTCTCCGAGAAAGGCTGGACGCTCCGACAGGAAATCACCTTAGCCAGCAAGTTCCGAGGAAAATATTTGTCCATCATCCCCTTAG GCTCTATCCAGTGCATCTTTGCCAAGAGCGGCAACCATTACTCTTGGAAGAAAGTGACCACCACCGTGCACAATATTATCGTGGGCAAGTTATGGATCGATCAG tCAGGGGAGATCGATGTGATCAACCACAAGACGGGCGATCGCTGCCACTTGAAGTTCACTCCCTACAGTTACTTCTCCAGAGATGTGCCACGAAAG GTGACGGGCGTGGTGACGGACAAAGACGGCAAGGCGCATTACGTGCTGTCGGGCACGTGGGATGAGAAGATGGAGTTCTCCAGGATCATGCAGAGCAGCAAGAGCGCAAACGGCGCCGAGGGCAAGCAGAGGACCGTCTACCAGACTCTCAAAGCCAAGGAGATATGGAGGAAGAACCCTTTGCC AGAGGGAGCAGAGAGCATGTACTTCTTCTCCACGCTGGCGCTGACGCTCAACGAACCCGAGGAAGACGTGGCGCCCACCGACAGCCGGCGGCGCCCCGACCAGCGTCTCATGGAAGAGGGTCGCTGGGACGAGGCCAACGCCGAGAAGCAGAGGCTGGAGGAGAAGCAGCGGACGGCTCGTCGGGAAAGAGAGCGGGAGGTCGTCAAGGCGGCCGACGCGCCCGACGAAG CTGACACGGAGGACGCTCCTAACCTTCACactgcttctcctcctcctcctcttcttcttcctcctctcacAT CCGTCCATCCAGACAGCTACCAATCGCTGTGGTTCGAGAAGGTCGACGACCCCACCTCGGGAGAGACCATGCACGTCTACAAGGGCGGCTACTGGGAGACCAAGGACGGGGGCGGCGGCTGGGACGTTTGCCCCGACATCTTCTGA
- the LOC133151709 gene encoding oxysterol-binding protein 1-like isoform X3 yields MSSSESKPPTPTLGDSYKGWLFKWTNYIKGYQRRWFVLNNGLLSYYRSQAEMGHTCRGTINLATANIVVEDSCTFVISNGGAQTYHLKASSEVERQRWITALELAKTKAFPSPDLSDESGSVEIQSTLRMLNGKVEDLNTCNDLIVKHGSALQRSLSELEGIHAAADMSEKIRQVTERATLFRITSNAMINACRDFLAMAQNHSRRWQKSFQLERAQRIRLEEMLEQLAKQHNHLERAFRGATVLPPSHDDMDGGSKGGLSGKGDASDEDDDDNEFFDAMEFITVPADPKYHRRSSSNTSRLSNETSADDLSFDELSLASSPESPPPLKPEPVRRRRTCIPEKPNYYLNLWSIMKNCIGKELSKIPMPVNFNEPLSMLQRLSEDLEYYELLDKAAKCSSSLEQMCYVAAFTVSSYSTTVQRTGKPFNPLLGETFELDRLPECGYRSLCEQVSHHPPAAAHHAFSEKGWTLRQEITLASKFRGKYLSIIPLGSIQCIFAKSGNHYSWKKVTTTVHNIIVGKLWIDQSGEIDVINHKTGDRCHLKFTPYSYFSRDVPRKVTGVVTDKDGKAHYVLSGTWDEKMEFSRIMQSSKSANGAEGKQRTVYQTLKAKEIWRKNPLPEGAESMYFFSTLALTLNEPEEDVAPTDSRRRPDQRLMEEGRWDEANAEKQRLEEKQRTARREREREVVKAADAPDEAVHPDSYQSLWFEKVDDPTSGETMHVYKGGYWETKDGGGGWDVCPDIF; encoded by the exons ATGTCATCTTCAGAGTCCAAGCCCCCCACTCCAACCCTGGGAGACTCGTACAAGGGCTGGCTCTTCAAGTGGACCAACTACATCAAAGGTTACCAGAGACGCTGGTTCGTCCTTAACAATGGACTGCTCTCATATTACCG GAGCCAAGCCGAGATGGGCCACACGTGCCGCGGCACCATCAACCTGGCCACGGCTAACATCGTTGTGGAGGACTCGTGCACCTTCGTCATCTCCAACGGGGGCGCGCAGACGTACCACCTGAAGGCCAGCTCGGAGGTGGAGCGCCAGCGCTGGATTACCGCCCTGGAGCTGGCCAAAACAAAAGCCTTTCCCTCGCCCGATCTATCCG ATGAGTCGGGCAGCGTGGAAATTCAGTCCACCCTGCGCATGCTCAACGGCAAAGTGGAGGACCTCAACACCTGCAACGATCTTATCGTCAAGCACGGATCAGCCCTGCAAAG ATCTTTGTCAGAACTGGAGGGCATTCACGCCGCAGCGGACATGAGCGAGAAGATCAGACAAGTCACCGAGAGGGCCACGCTCTTCCGAATCACTTCCAACGCAATGATCAAC GCGTGCCGAGACTTCCTGGCCATGGCTCAGAACCACAGCAGGCGCTGGCAGAAGTCTTTTCAGCTGGAGAGGGCGCAGAGGATCCGCTTGGAGGAGATGCTGGAGCAGCTGGCCAAGCAGCACAACCACCTGGAGCGAGCTTTCAGGGGAGCCACCGTGCTGCCGCCGTCGCACGACGACATGGACGGAGGGAGCAAAG GCGGATTGTCGGGAAAGGGGGACGCCAGCGACGAGGATGACGACGACAACGAGTTTTTCGATGCCATGGAGTTCATCACCGTTCCCGCGGACCCCAAATATCACAG GAGATCCAGCAGCAACACAAGCAGGCTGAGCAACGAGACCAGCGCGGACGACCTGTCG TTTGACGAGCTGTCGCTGGCGTCCAGCCCGGAGTCCCCGCCGCCTCTGAAGCCGGAACCGGTCAGGCGACGGCGGACGTGCATCCCGGAGAAACCCAACTACTACCTCAACCTGTGGAGCATCATGAAGAACTGCATCGGCAAGGAGCTCTCCAAGATACCAATGCCC GTGAATTTCAACGAGCCGCTGTCCATGCTGCAACGCCTGTCCGAGGATCTGGAGTACTACGAGCTGCTGGACAAGGCGGCCAAGTGTTCGAGCTCGCTGGAGCAGATGTGCTACGTGGCCGCCTTCACCGTGTCGTCCTACTCCACCACCGTCCAGCGCACCGGCAAGCCCTTCAACCCTCTGCTGGGGGAAACCTTCGAGCTGGATCGCCTGCCCGAGTGTGGCTACCGCTCTCTTTGCGAGCAG GTGAGCCACCACCCGCCCGCAGCAGCCCACCACGCCTTCTCCGAGAAAGGCTGGACGCTCCGACAGGAAATCACCTTAGCCAGCAAGTTCCGAGGAAAATATTTGTCCATCATCCCCTTAG GCTCTATCCAGTGCATCTTTGCCAAGAGCGGCAACCATTACTCTTGGAAGAAAGTGACCACCACCGTGCACAATATTATCGTGGGCAAGTTATGGATCGATCAG tCAGGGGAGATCGATGTGATCAACCACAAGACGGGCGATCGCTGCCACTTGAAGTTCACTCCCTACAGTTACTTCTCCAGAGATGTGCCACGAAAG GTGACGGGCGTGGTGACGGACAAAGACGGCAAGGCGCATTACGTGCTGTCGGGCACGTGGGATGAGAAGATGGAGTTCTCCAGGATCATGCAGAGCAGCAAGAGCGCAAACGGCGCCGAGGGCAAGCAGAGGACCGTCTACCAGACTCTCAAAGCCAAGGAGATATGGAGGAAGAACCCTTTGCC AGAGGGAGCAGAGAGCATGTACTTCTTCTCCACGCTGGCGCTGACGCTCAACGAACCCGAGGAAGACGTGGCGCCCACCGACAGCCGGCGGCGCCCCGACCAGCGTCTCATGGAAGAGGGTCGCTGGGACGAGGCCAACGCCGAGAAGCAGAGGCTGGAGGAGAAGCAGCGGACGGCTCGTCGGGAAAGAGAGCGGGAGGTCGTCAAGGCGGCCGACGCGCCCGACGAAG CCGTCCATCCAGACAGCTACCAATCGCTGTGGTTCGAGAAGGTCGACGACCCCACCTCGGGAGAGACCATGCACGTCTACAAGGGCGGCTACTGGGAGACCAAGGACGGGGGCGGCGGCTGGGACGTTTGCCCCGACATCTTCTGA
- the LOC133151709 gene encoding oxysterol-binding protein 1-like isoform X2: MGHTCRGTINLATANIVVEDSCTFVISNGGAQTYHLKASSEVERQRWITALELAKTKAFPSPDLSDESGSVEIQSTLRMLNGKVEDLNTCNDLIVKHGSALQRSLSELEGIHAAADMSEKIRQVTERATLFRITSNAMINACRDFLAMAQNHSRRWQKSFQLERAQRIRLEEMLEQLAKQHNHLERAFRGATVLPPSHDDMDGGSKGGLSGKGDASDEDDDDNEFFDAMEFITVPADPKYHRRSSSNTSRLSNETSADDLSFDELSLASSPESPPPLKPEPVRRRRTCIPEKPNYYLNLWSIMKNCIGKELSKIPMPVNFNEPLSMLQRLSEDLEYYELLDKAAKCSSSLEQMCYVAAFTVSSYSTTVQRTGKPFNPLLGETFELDRLPECGYRSLCEQVSHHPPAAAHHAFSEKGWTLRQEITLASKFRGKYLSIIPLGSIQCIFAKSGNHYSWKKVTTTVHNIIVGKLWIDQSGEIDVINHKTGDRCHLKFTPYSYFSRDVPRKVTGVVTDKDGKAHYVLSGTWDEKMEFSRIMQSSKSANGAEGKQRTVYQTLKAKEIWRKNPLPEGAESMYFFSTLALTLNEPEEDVAPTDSRRRPDQRLMEEGRWDEANAEKQRLEEKQRTARREREREVVKAADAPDEADTEDAPNLHTASPPPPLLLPPLTSVHPDSYQSLWFEKVDDPTSGETMHVYKGGYWETKDGGGGWDVCPDIF, encoded by the exons ATGGGCCACACGTGCCGCGGCACCATCAACCTGGCCACGGCTAACATCGTTGTGGAGGACTCGTGCACCTTCGTCATCTCCAACGGGGGCGCGCAGACGTACCACCTGAAGGCCAGCTCGGAGGTGGAGCGCCAGCGCTGGATTACCGCCCTGGAGCTGGCCAAAACAAAAGCCTTTCCCTCGCCCGATCTATCCG ATGAGTCGGGCAGCGTGGAAATTCAGTCCACCCTGCGCATGCTCAACGGCAAAGTGGAGGACCTCAACACCTGCAACGATCTTATCGTCAAGCACGGATCAGCCCTGCAAAG ATCTTTGTCAGAACTGGAGGGCATTCACGCCGCAGCGGACATGAGCGAGAAGATCAGACAAGTCACCGAGAGGGCCACGCTCTTCCGAATCACTTCCAACGCAATGATCAAC GCGTGCCGAGACTTCCTGGCCATGGCTCAGAACCACAGCAGGCGCTGGCAGAAGTCTTTTCAGCTGGAGAGGGCGCAGAGGATCCGCTTGGAGGAGATGCTGGAGCAGCTGGCCAAGCAGCACAACCACCTGGAGCGAGCTTTCAGGGGAGCCACCGTGCTGCCGCCGTCGCACGACGACATGGACGGAGGGAGCAAAG GCGGATTGTCGGGAAAGGGGGACGCCAGCGACGAGGATGACGACGACAACGAGTTTTTCGATGCCATGGAGTTCATCACCGTTCCCGCGGACCCCAAATATCACAG GAGATCCAGCAGCAACACAAGCAGGCTGAGCAACGAGACCAGCGCGGACGACCTGTCG TTTGACGAGCTGTCGCTGGCGTCCAGCCCGGAGTCCCCGCCGCCTCTGAAGCCGGAACCGGTCAGGCGACGGCGGACGTGCATCCCGGAGAAACCCAACTACTACCTCAACCTGTGGAGCATCATGAAGAACTGCATCGGCAAGGAGCTCTCCAAGATACCAATGCCC GTGAATTTCAACGAGCCGCTGTCCATGCTGCAACGCCTGTCCGAGGATCTGGAGTACTACGAGCTGCTGGACAAGGCGGCCAAGTGTTCGAGCTCGCTGGAGCAGATGTGCTACGTGGCCGCCTTCACCGTGTCGTCCTACTCCACCACCGTCCAGCGCACCGGCAAGCCCTTCAACCCTCTGCTGGGGGAAACCTTCGAGCTGGATCGCCTGCCCGAGTGTGGCTACCGCTCTCTTTGCGAGCAG GTGAGCCACCACCCGCCCGCAGCAGCCCACCACGCCTTCTCCGAGAAAGGCTGGACGCTCCGACAGGAAATCACCTTAGCCAGCAAGTTCCGAGGAAAATATTTGTCCATCATCCCCTTAG GCTCTATCCAGTGCATCTTTGCCAAGAGCGGCAACCATTACTCTTGGAAGAAAGTGACCACCACCGTGCACAATATTATCGTGGGCAAGTTATGGATCGATCAG tCAGGGGAGATCGATGTGATCAACCACAAGACGGGCGATCGCTGCCACTTGAAGTTCACTCCCTACAGTTACTTCTCCAGAGATGTGCCACGAAAG GTGACGGGCGTGGTGACGGACAAAGACGGCAAGGCGCATTACGTGCTGTCGGGCACGTGGGATGAGAAGATGGAGTTCTCCAGGATCATGCAGAGCAGCAAGAGCGCAAACGGCGCCGAGGGCAAGCAGAGGACCGTCTACCAGACTCTCAAAGCCAAGGAGATATGGAGGAAGAACCCTTTGCC AGAGGGAGCAGAGAGCATGTACTTCTTCTCCACGCTGGCGCTGACGCTCAACGAACCCGAGGAAGACGTGGCGCCCACCGACAGCCGGCGGCGCCCCGACCAGCGTCTCATGGAAGAGGGTCGCTGGGACGAGGCCAACGCCGAGAAGCAGAGGCTGGAGGAGAAGCAGCGGACGGCTCGTCGGGAAAGAGAGCGGGAGGTCGTCAAGGCGGCCGACGCGCCCGACGAAG CTGACACGGAGGACGCTCCTAACCTTCACactgcttctcctcctcctcctcttcttcttcctcctctcacAT CCGTCCATCCAGACAGCTACCAATCGCTGTGGTTCGAGAAGGTCGACGACCCCACCTCGGGAGAGACCATGCACGTCTACAAGGGCGGCTACTGGGAGACCAAGGACGGGGGCGGCGGCTGGGACGTTTGCCCCGACATCTTCTGA
- the casp3a gene encoding caspase-3a, with the protein MSANGPVGVDCTDARRGDGQASESSADVDARKAQAHSHRYSLAFPSIGHCIIINNKNFDRSTGMNQRNGTDVDAANAMKAFAKLGYKCKIYNDQTVTQMKQVLTAASKDDHSGCASLVCVLLSHGDEGVFFGTDGSIELKYLTSLFRGDRCKTLVGKPKLFFIQACRGTELDAGIEADSADDGTARIPVEADFLYAYSTAPGYYSWRNTTTGSWFIQSLCEMLTEHGRSLELLHVLTRVNRKVALEFESISTAPGFDAKKQIPCIVSMLTKELYFAP; encoded by the exons ATGTCGGCTAACGGACCCGTGGGAGTTGACTGCACGGACGCGAGAAGAGGCGACGGACAAGC ATCTGAGAGTTCCGCGGATGTGGATGCCCGTAAAGCTCAGGCACACAGCCACAGATACAGCCTCGCGTTCCCCTCCATTGGACATTGtatcatcatcaacaacaagAACTTTGACAGGAGCACAG GTATGAATCAACGCAACGGCACCGACGTGGACGCAGCCAACGCCATGAAAGCGTTTGCCAAGTTGGGTTACAAGTGCAAAATCTACAATGACCAGACAGTGACGCAAATGAAACAGGTGTTAACTGCAG CGTCCAAGGACGATCACAGCGGCTGCGCATCATTGGTGTGCGTGTTGCTGAGTCACGGCGACGAAGGCGTCTTCTTCGGCACCGACGGCTCCATTGAGCTAAAATACCTCACCTCGCTTTTCCGCGGGGATCGCTGCAAGACGCTGGTGGGCAAGCCCAAACTCTTCTTCATACAG GCGTGCAGGGGCACCGAGCTGGACGCCGGCATCGAAGCGGACAGCGCCGATGACGGCACCGCCAGGATCCCCGTCGAGGCGGACTTCCTCTACGCCTACTCCACTGCGCCAG GCTACTACTCGTGGAGGAATACCACGACAGGCTCGTGGTTCATCCAATCGCTGTGCGAGATGCTGACCGAGCACGGCCGCTCGCTGGAGCTCCTGCACGTCCTGACCCGTGTCAACCGCAAGGTGGCGCTGGAGTTCGAGTCCATCTCCACCGCGCCGGGCTTTGACGCCAAGAAGCAGATCCCGTGCATCGTGTCCATGCTGACCAAGGAGCTGTACTTTGCGCCCTGA